The Alphaproteobacteria bacterium genomic sequence CGCCGTGGGTGAGATGGCCGCCGGCCGCCAGCGACATGCCCATGACGGTATCGCCAGGCTCGATCAGGGCCATCATGACGCCCTGGTTGGCCTGGGTTCCCGAATGGGGCTGGACGTTGACGTAGGCGCAGCCGAAGAGTTCCTTGGCCCGCTCGATGGCCAGGCTCTCGGCGACGTCCACATGGTCGCAGCCGGCATAGTAGCGCCGCCCGGGATAGCCTTCGGCGTACTTGTTGGTCATCACCGAGCCGGCCGCCTCGAGCACCGCCGGGCTGACGATGTTCTCGGAGGCGATGAGTTCGATCTCGTCCTGCTGGCGGCCGAGCTCGGCAGCGATGGCGGCTGCGATCTCGGGATCCCCGGTGGCCAGCGTGGATGCGAAAAAATCCCCCTCCCCGGCGGGCTGGGTGGCCGTCTGGCTGGATGTCATCGCTCTCCCGTACCCCCTTGCGTCCAATTCAGCTCAGTTTGGCGACCCGCCGGTCGTGGCGTCCGCCCTCGAAATTCGTGGCCAGGAACTCCCTGAGGCAATCCTTGGCCACCTCCTCGCCAATCACCCGGGCACCCATTGCCAGCACGTTGGCATCGTTGTGCTGGCGGCTCATGCGCGCCGTGAAGGCATCGTGGCAAAGTGCGGCACGTACTTGCCTGTGGCGATTGGCGGCAATGGAAATGCC encodes the following:
- the rpiB gene encoding ribose 5-phosphate isomerase B, with amino-acid sequence MAATTVAIAADHAGYQLKEILKRQLEDLGYGVLDLGTDGPDSVDYADFGQAVAEALVAQQAAYGVALCGTGIGISIAANRHRQVRAALCHDAFTARMSRQHNDANVLAMGARVIGEEVAKDCLREFLATNFEGGRHDRRVAKLS